One segment of Stegostoma tigrinum isolate sSteTig4 chromosome 26, sSteTig4.hap1, whole genome shotgun sequence DNA contains the following:
- the coq5 gene encoding 2-methoxy-6-polyprenyl-1,4-benzoquinol methylase, mitochondrial isoform X1 produces MAAYRLLGSFRGNRLFTCRRDFVAFLSVGARSGKAEEKQTHFGFENVSESDKAEKVYKVFENVAKNYDIMNDAMSLGIHRLWKDALIRMMNPLPGTKLLDVAGGTGDIAFRFLDYVRMQHERQSRQAVKSNQSPSWQQISEFYQQQNKSNSDLGSKAVICDINKEMLKVGRQKAEQLNYTDGLSWVVGNAEELPFDDDKFDVYTIAFGIRNVTHIDHVLQEAYRVLKPGGRFLCLEFSKVQNPIISRLYNLYSFQVIPVLGEVIAADWKSYQYLVESIQRFPDQEEFKGMIEDAGFYRVEYSNMTSGIVAVHSGFKL; encoded by the exons ATGGCTGCCTATCGGTTACTGGGGTCGTTTAGAGGGAATCGGCTCTTTACGTGTCGCCGGGATTTTGTGGCTTTCCTTTCTGTCGGAGCTCGTTCCGGTAAAGCCGAGGAAAAGCAAACTCATTTTGGCTTCGAGAACGTGTCCGAGTCGGACAAAGCGGAGAAAG TTTACAAAGTATTTGAAAATGTTGCCAAAAATTATGATATAATGAACGATGCTATGAGCCTCGGCATTCACAGGTTATGGAAGGATGCACTGATTCGTATGATGAACCCACTGCCAGGAACAAAGCTGCTTGATGTGGCGGGAGGGACAG GGGATATAGCCTTTAGATTTCTGGATTATGTAAGAATGCAGCATGAAAGACAAAGTCGACAAGCAGTGAAATCTAACCAGAGCCCATCATGGCAACAAATCAGCGAATTTTATCAACAGCAGAATAAATCCAATTCTGATTTGGGATCAAAGGCAGTCATCTGTGACATCAACAAGGAAATGTTAAAAGTTGGGAGGCAAAAGGCAGAACAGTTGAACTATACTGATG GTCTGTCCTGGGTGGTAGGAAATGCAGAAGAACTGCCATTTGACGATGACAAGTTTGATGTTTATACGATTGCTTTTGGAATTAGAAATGTCACTCATATTGATCAT GTGCTACAAGAGGCCTATCGTGTTTTGAAGCCAGGTGGAAGATTCTTGTGTTTGGAATTCAGCAAAGTACAGAATCCAATAATTTCCAG GCTGTATAATTTGTACAGTTTTCAAGTGATACCTGTTCTGGGTGAGGTTATTGCTGCTGATTGGAAATCCTACCAATACCTGGTGGAGAGTATCCAACGTTTTCCTGATCAG GAGGAGTTCAAAGGAATGATTGAAGATGCAGGGTTTTACAGGGTGGAATACAGCAACATGACATCAGGGATTGTGGCTGTTCACTCGGGATTTAAGCTGTAA
- the coq5 gene encoding 2-methoxy-6-polyprenyl-1,4-benzoquinol methylase, mitochondrial isoform X2, with product MRKYLRSFKREHYYLVNRLWKDALIRMMNPLPGTKLLDVAGGTGDIAFRFLDYVRMQHERQSRQAVKSNQSPSWQQISEFYQQQNKSNSDLGSKAVICDINKEMLKVGRQKAEQLNYTDGLSWVVGNAEELPFDDDKFDVYTIAFGIRNVTHIDHVLQEAYRVLKPGGRFLCLEFSKVQNPIISRLYNLYSFQVIPVLGEVIAADWKSYQYLVESIQRFPDQEEFKGMIEDAGFYRVEYSNMTSGIVAVHSGFKL from the exons ATGAGAAAATATCTTAGATCATTTAAAAGAGAACACTATTATTTAGTAAACAG GTTATGGAAGGATGCACTGATTCGTATGATGAACCCACTGCCAGGAACAAAGCTGCTTGATGTGGCGGGAGGGACAG GGGATATAGCCTTTAGATTTCTGGATTATGTAAGAATGCAGCATGAAAGACAAAGTCGACAAGCAGTGAAATCTAACCAGAGCCCATCATGGCAACAAATCAGCGAATTTTATCAACAGCAGAATAAATCCAATTCTGATTTGGGATCAAAGGCAGTCATCTGTGACATCAACAAGGAAATGTTAAAAGTTGGGAGGCAAAAGGCAGAACAGTTGAACTATACTGATG GTCTGTCCTGGGTGGTAGGAAATGCAGAAGAACTGCCATTTGACGATGACAAGTTTGATGTTTATACGATTGCTTTTGGAATTAGAAATGTCACTCATATTGATCAT GTGCTACAAGAGGCCTATCGTGTTTTGAAGCCAGGTGGAAGATTCTTGTGTTTGGAATTCAGCAAAGTACAGAATCCAATAATTTCCAG GCTGTATAATTTGTACAGTTTTCAAGTGATACCTGTTCTGGGTGAGGTTATTGCTGCTGATTGGAAATCCTACCAATACCTGGTGGAGAGTATCCAACGTTTTCCTGATCAG GAGGAGTTCAAAGGAATGATTGAAGATGCAGGGTTTTACAGGGTGGAATACAGCAACATGACATCAGGGATTGTGGCTGTTCACTCGGGATTTAAGCTGTAA